One stretch of Cellulomonas wangsupingiae DNA includes these proteins:
- a CDS encoding GH39 family glycosyl hydrolase, with the protein MDAARHDSTRPLTVDGSAPVGRPLHHVWNECVGAGRANEALRADWQAHFREAVDVLGARHVRFHGLFHDDMFVYRGNDGGGGGFGTPTPLAEPLHTFSYVDKVFDFILSTGARPFIELGFMPRDLATQTETLFWWKAHCSPPTDMGRWADLVSATVRHWIERYGIDEVLQWRFEVWNEPNLVPLFWTGTRTQYFELYEASVRAIKAIDERLLVGGPSTSVFVPDARYAGEYEDRTASIATGEAEDPDALDWRPVWIEEFLAWCAERDLPVDFVTAHLYPTDYAATPSGGAKEISRYVDATYDDLTLLRSILASSPYPDAEVHITEWSTSPSSRDRSHDTLFAATYITRAYLRCAGLADSISYWTFTDVFEEGGAGLGPFHGGFGLVNEQGLHKPTFHAFEMLSRLGDEVLADLPHGIVTRHRASGKVAAVLHHYPDEMGGRSVRAENTYAAARGLADVGSRRTVRHTVEGVAPGAEFDLVQLDWEHGNVAEAWHAMGEPLNLTPRQTADLRETADGLLRRTLTASADGVLEIDLDLPPWAVVGITQR; encoded by the coding sequence ATGGACGCCGCGCGCCACGACAGCACCCGCCCGCTGACGGTCGACGGGTCGGCGCCCGTCGGCCGCCCGCTCCACCACGTGTGGAACGAGTGCGTCGGCGCGGGCCGCGCCAACGAGGCGCTGCGCGCGGACTGGCAGGCGCACTTCCGCGAGGCCGTCGACGTGCTCGGCGCCCGTCACGTCCGGTTCCACGGCCTCTTCCACGACGACATGTTCGTGTACCGCGGCAACGACGGCGGCGGTGGCGGCTTCGGCACCCCGACCCCGCTGGCCGAGCCCCTGCACACGTTCAGCTACGTCGACAAGGTCTTCGACTTCATCCTGTCGACCGGCGCACGGCCGTTCATCGAGCTCGGCTTCATGCCGCGCGACCTGGCGACGCAGACCGAGACGCTGTTCTGGTGGAAGGCGCACTGCAGCCCGCCCACCGACATGGGCCGCTGGGCCGACCTGGTGTCCGCCACCGTGCGCCACTGGATCGAGCGGTACGGCATCGACGAGGTGCTCCAGTGGCGCTTCGAGGTCTGGAACGAGCCCAACCTCGTCCCGCTGTTCTGGACCGGCACCCGCACGCAGTACTTCGAGCTGTACGAGGCGAGCGTCCGCGCGATCAAGGCGATCGACGAGCGGCTGCTCGTCGGCGGCCCGTCCACCAGCGTCTTCGTCCCCGACGCCCGCTACGCCGGCGAGTACGAGGACCGGACGGCGTCGATCGCCACCGGCGAGGCCGAGGACCCCGACGCCCTCGACTGGCGCCCGGTGTGGATCGAGGAGTTCCTCGCGTGGTGCGCCGAGCGCGACCTGCCCGTCGACTTCGTCACCGCGCACCTCTACCCGACGGACTACGCCGCGACGCCGAGCGGGGGCGCCAAGGAGATCAGCCGCTACGTCGACGCGACGTACGACGACCTCACGCTGCTGCGCAGCATCCTGGCGAGCAGCCCCTACCCGGACGCCGAGGTCCACATCACCGAGTGGTCGACGTCGCCGTCGAGCCGCGACCGGTCGCACGACACGCTGTTCGCCGCGACGTACATCACGCGCGCCTACCTGCGCTGCGCCGGGCTCGCCGACTCGATCTCGTACTGGACGTTCACCGACGTCTTCGAGGAGGGCGGTGCGGGTCTCGGCCCGTTCCACGGCGGCTTCGGCCTGGTCAACGAGCAGGGCCTGCACAAGCCGACGTTCCACGCGTTCGAGATGCTGTCACGCCTCGGCGACGAGGTCCTCGCCGACCTGCCGCACGGCATCGTCACGCGTCACCGCGCCTCGGGGAAGGTGGCGGCGGTCCTCCACCACTACCCCGACGAGATGGGCGGGCGCTCCGTGCGCGCCGAGAACACGTACGCCGCCGCGCGGGGCCTCGCCGACGTCGGCTCGCGCCGCACCGTGCGGCACACGGTCGAGGGTGTGGCGCCCGGTGCCGAGTTCGACCTCGTGCAGCTCGACTGGGAGCACGGCAACGTCGCGGAGGCGTGGCACGCGATGGGCGAGCCGCTCAACCTGACGCCCCGCCAGACGGCCGACCTGCGCGAGACGGCCGACGGGCTGCTGCGGCGGACCCTGACGGCGTCCGCCGACGGCGTGCTGGAGATCGACCTCGACCTGCCGCCGTGGGCGGTCGTCGGGATCACGCAGCGCTGA
- a CDS encoding response regulator, translated as MTTTVEQAVRPVRVVLVDDETLVRVGLRLILGANPAIEVVAEAGDGLEAIEVVRATSPDVVLMDIRMPRLDGLAATERLLAAQPDARVVILTTFDTDEMVLGALRLGAAGFLLKDTPPAEIVRHVLDAGAGRTTLSPSVTDRLIASVTHRPRDERRTAARQHLDALTERERDVARAIGRGLSNTEIAAELFITVATVKTHISRILEKMPADNRTHIAICVHEAGDV; from the coding sequence GTGACGACGACGGTGGAGCAGGCGGTGCGCCCGGTGCGGGTCGTGCTCGTCGACGACGAGACGCTCGTGCGCGTCGGGCTGCGGCTCATCCTCGGCGCGAACCCGGCGATCGAGGTGGTCGCCGAGGCGGGCGACGGCCTGGAGGCGATCGAGGTGGTCCGCGCGACGTCGCCGGACGTGGTGCTCATGGACATCCGCATGCCGCGGCTCGACGGCCTCGCGGCGACCGAGCGGCTCCTGGCGGCGCAGCCGGACGCCCGGGTCGTCATCCTCACGACGTTCGACACCGACGAGATGGTCCTCGGGGCGCTGCGCCTCGGCGCCGCGGGGTTCCTGCTGAAGGACACGCCACCGGCCGAGATCGTGCGGCACGTCCTGGACGCGGGCGCCGGACGCACGACGCTGTCCCCGTCCGTCACGGACCGGCTCATCGCGTCGGTCACGCACCGGCCGCGCGACGAGCGCCGCACGGCGGCGCGGCAGCACCTCGACGCGCTCACGGAGCGCGAGCGTGACGTCGCCCGGGCCATCGGGCGGGGCCTGTCGAACACCGAGATCGCGGCGGAGCTGTTCATCACGGTCGCGACCGTCAAGACGCACATCAGCCGCATCCTGGAGAAGATGCCCGCGGACAACCGCACGCACATCGCCATCTGCGTGCACGAGGCCGGCGACGTGTGA
- a CDS encoding sensor histidine kinase codes for MTSTATLHAPGRGRRAWALTWRVLLALVVGALGGLVMYGVSLEADPTMQTRASAGLWLVADVAGTLVCGTLYVLRRRAPLLLTGIIVALGSFAPFAGGFVLLAVVSLATRRRWAEIAPIGVLWVGAALVADRAFSTYVVTLEGPSPSQAAVVVVQLVFTALVIVTGMFIGGRRALVGSLREQAAIARREADARGDSARAAERNRIAREMHDVLAHRLSLVALHAGALEYRAGLEPEQVRETAAVVRENAHEALGELREVLGLLRDTSTADEQARPQPTFAQVGELVEGTRAAGSPVTFVLDHVGEDDLARLPVSTSRHLYRVVQETLTNARKHAPGAPVQVRLHGSPGERVGVEVTNPVPEQPPSAPLPTSGWGLTGLSERLRLTGGGLDVQRRPDGTFAVQAWLPWVAGTEGHA; via the coding sequence GTGACCAGCACCGCCACCCTGCACGCACCCGGTCGTGGCCGACGGGCGTGGGCACTGACGTGGCGGGTGCTCCTCGCGCTCGTGGTCGGCGCGCTCGGCGGGCTCGTGATGTACGGCGTCAGCCTCGAGGCGGACCCGACGATGCAGACGCGCGCCAGCGCAGGGCTCTGGCTCGTGGCGGACGTCGCCGGCACGCTGGTGTGCGGGACGCTGTACGTCCTGCGGCGGCGCGCCCCCCTGCTGCTGACCGGGATCATCGTGGCCCTCGGGTCGTTCGCGCCGTTCGCCGGTGGCTTCGTGCTCCTGGCCGTCGTGTCGCTGGCGACGCGGCGGCGGTGGGCCGAGATCGCGCCGATCGGCGTGCTGTGGGTGGGTGCTGCCCTGGTCGCGGACCGGGCGTTCAGCACGTACGTGGTGACGCTCGAGGGCCCTTCGCCCTCCCAGGCCGCAGTGGTCGTCGTCCAGCTGGTGTTCACAGCGCTGGTCATCGTCACCGGCATGTTCATCGGCGGACGGCGCGCGCTCGTGGGGTCGCTGCGCGAGCAGGCAGCCATCGCCCGCCGCGAGGCCGACGCACGCGGGGATAGCGCCCGCGCGGCCGAGCGCAACCGCATCGCCCGCGAGATGCACGACGTGCTGGCGCACCGGCTGTCGCTCGTCGCGCTGCACGCCGGGGCGCTGGAGTACCGCGCGGGCCTCGAGCCCGAGCAGGTCCGCGAGACCGCCGCCGTGGTCCGCGAGAACGCGCACGAGGCGCTCGGGGAGCTGCGCGAGGTGCTCGGGCTGCTGCGCGACACGTCGACCGCCGACGAGCAGGCCCGCCCGCAGCCGACGTTCGCGCAGGTCGGCGAGCTCGTCGAGGGCACGCGGGCCGCGGGCTCGCCCGTGACGTTCGTGCTCGACCACGTCGGCGAGGACGACCTGGCGCGGCTGCCGGTGTCGACCAGCCGGCACCTCTACCGCGTGGTGCAGGAGACGCTGACGAACGCGCGCAAGCACGCGCCGGGGGCGCCGGTGCAGGTGCGGCTCCACGGGTCGCCCGGCGAGCGCGTGGGGGTCGAGGTGACTAACCCGGTCCCGGAGCAGCCGCCGAGCGCGCCGCTGCCCACGTCGGGCTGGGGCCTGACGGGGCTGTCGGAGCGTCTGCGGCTGACCGGCGGCGGGCTGGACGTGCAGCGCCGTCCCGACGGGACGTTCGCGGTGCAGGCGTGGCTGCCGTGGGTGGCCGGGACGGAGGGACACGCGTGA
- a CDS encoding CPBP family intramembrane glutamic endopeptidase, with protein sequence MSSAHVVVDRPGTYAYHRLQRTRPGTCWWRPLVVGVVALALYVVLLAVGGVLVLVAAVASGPGGTDTLAALDVADFTDPLAFALGMLTIIAMMPAVLVATWLLGARPVGLLVSVAGRVRWGWTARCLGVAAGLALLLNGGDAVLAALRGQAWEPQVTATSWLLVALVVLLVPAQCVAEEVVFRGYLVQSVGTWLRHPAFAILLPVPLFVLGHTYVNLAMVDTAVWATAMGWLVWRTGGLEAAAAAHVVNNVTVFTLGAVGLADLDLVDIGPVSLAVSTASTLAYVALVEVLVRRTGLPTVRVVRGASPAAAPGAVGAAVGVLPAPAPPSGSGPVTAATSPRP encoded by the coding sequence GTGAGCAGCGCGCACGTCGTCGTCGACCGCCCGGGCACCTACGCGTACCACCGCCTGCAGCGGACCCGGCCGGGCACCTGCTGGTGGCGGCCGCTGGTCGTGGGGGTCGTCGCGCTGGCGCTCTACGTGGTGCTCCTGGCGGTCGGGGGCGTCCTGGTGCTCGTCGCCGCGGTCGCGTCCGGTCCGGGCGGGACGGACACGCTCGCGGCCCTCGACGTGGCCGACTTCACGGACCCCCTGGCCTTCGCGCTCGGGATGCTCACGATCATCGCGATGATGCCCGCCGTGCTCGTGGCCACGTGGCTGCTCGGCGCCCGGCCGGTCGGGCTGCTCGTGTCCGTCGCCGGGCGCGTCCGGTGGGGGTGGACGGCGCGGTGCCTCGGTGTGGCGGCGGGGCTCGCGCTCCTGCTGAACGGAGGCGACGCGGTGCTCGCGGCGCTCCGCGGGCAGGCGTGGGAGCCGCAGGTGACCGCCACCTCGTGGCTGCTGGTCGCGCTCGTCGTGCTGCTCGTGCCGGCGCAGTGCGTCGCGGAGGAGGTCGTGTTCCGCGGCTACCTCGTGCAGAGCGTCGGGACGTGGCTGCGGCACCCCGCCTTCGCGATCCTGCTGCCGGTGCCGCTGTTCGTGCTCGGGCACACCTACGTCAACCTCGCCATGGTCGACACCGCCGTCTGGGCGACGGCGATGGGCTGGCTCGTATGGCGAACGGGTGGTCTCGAGGCCGCCGCGGCGGCCCACGTCGTCAACAACGTCACCGTGTTCACCCTGGGCGCCGTGGGCCTGGCCGACCTCGACCTGGTCGACATCGGGCCGGTCTCCCTCGCGGTCTCGACGGCGTCGACGCTGGCCTACGTCGCACTGGTCGAGGTGCTGGTCCGGCGCACAGGACTGCCCACCGTGCGGGTGGTGCGGGGCGCCTCCCCGGCCGCCGCCCCCGGCGCCGTCGGGGCCGCCGTCGGGGTCCTGCCCGCACCGGCCCCGCCGTCCGGGTCCGGTCCTGTCACAGCCGCGACGTCACCCCGGCCGTGA
- a CDS encoding helix-turn-helix domain-containing protein → MSERIRDARERCGLSQADLARAASMHPSYVSHLERGVRGPGDGALERLARALGVTTTYLEQGERSPAYVASEASVVRARQLVRAGRAREAVTELETVDLDALDVDQAARVLLARSEALDLAGDLEASARLLVETTRLLTQGHRPQRAAYAATRLVMALTEADDLHAAVRVGEEQLAALAQGAAGTDEIFRLESTLVWAYVARGDVTYARVRGTDLLSRALVHGSARAVWSVHWNLAFVDDALGDAQDALAHLHAALALAGGAEADRDVPRLRLDLAHLLLAVVPARPREALLELDAAGTALEVGESRVELARSATIRSRALLMLGDHRAALSHASRAVEMLSSGERRDAAAAHEALGDALLASGERTAAIKAYRQVADRLDLVPAGRPSAVAWRRVGDRLRAAGDDRARVAEAYRRALDGAGVGTTRR, encoded by the coding sequence GTGAGTGAACGCATCCGTGACGCACGTGAGCGCTGCGGCCTGTCGCAGGCGGACCTCGCGCGCGCGGCCTCGATGCACCCCAGCTACGTCTCGCACCTCGAGCGCGGCGTCCGCGGGCCGGGGGACGGCGCGCTCGAACGGCTGGCCCGCGCCCTGGGGGTCACCACGACCTACCTCGAGCAGGGTGAGCGCTCACCCGCGTACGTGGCGTCCGAGGCGTCGGTCGTGCGCGCCCGTCAGCTCGTGCGCGCCGGCCGGGCCCGTGAGGCGGTCACCGAGCTCGAGACCGTCGACCTCGACGCGCTCGACGTCGACCAGGCCGCGCGGGTCCTGCTCGCCCGCTCGGAGGCCCTGGACCTCGCCGGGGACCTCGAGGCCTCGGCGCGGCTCCTGGTCGAGACGACCCGCCTGCTGACGCAGGGACACCGCCCCCAGCGTGCTGCCTACGCGGCGACGCGCCTGGTCATGGCGCTGACCGAGGCCGACGACCTGCACGCCGCGGTGCGCGTCGGTGAGGAGCAGCTGGCGGCGCTCGCGCAGGGCGCGGCGGGCACCGACGAGATCTTCCGCCTCGAGTCCACGCTGGTCTGGGCCTACGTGGCCCGCGGCGACGTCACGTACGCGCGGGTGCGCGGGACGGACCTGCTGTCCCGTGCACTGGTCCACGGCTCGGCCCGGGCCGTGTGGTCCGTGCACTGGAACCTGGCGTTCGTCGACGACGCGCTCGGTGACGCGCAGGACGCGCTGGCGCACCTGCACGCCGCGCTCGCCCTCGCCGGCGGCGCCGAGGCCGACCGTGACGTCCCCCGGCTCCGCCTCGACCTCGCGCACCTGCTGCTCGCTGTCGTCCCCGCCCGCCCGCGGGAGGCGCTGCTCGAGCTCGACGCCGCGGGCACGGCCCTGGAGGTCGGCGAGTCACGGGTCGAGCTGGCGCGCTCGGCGACCATCCGGTCCCGCGCGCTGCTGATGCTCGGCGACCACCGTGCCGCCCTCTCGCACGCGTCGCGGGCCGTCGAGATGCTCTCCTCCGGAGAGCGACGGGACGCGGCCGCGGCGCACGAGGCGCTCGGGGACGCCCTGCTCGCGTCGGGCGAGCGGACGGCGGCGATCAAGGCGTACCGGCAGGTCGCCGACCGGCTCGACCTCGTCCCGGCGGGACGTCCGTCGGCCGTCGCCTGGCGGCGCGTCGGCGACCGGCTGCGTGCGGCGGGGGACGACCGCGCACGCGTCGCCGAGGCGTACCGGCGTGCGCTCGACGGCGCCGGGGTGGGCACCACGCGCCGGTGA
- a CDS encoding DinB family protein translates to MTAAPTQKQVLHRYLREARSDLVGKLEGLDDYDVRRPLVPTGTNLLGLVKHVASVQLDYLGVVFGRPSPRGPVPWFEADAAPESDMYAAEDETRADVLSLWQHSCAHADATVEALPLDAPGHVPWWGPQKADVSLHTVLVHLLSEVTRHAGHADVLRETVDGVAGMRAGDANLGVRTAAEWAAHREHLERVARATSATG, encoded by the coding sequence ATGACCGCCGCACCCACCCAGAAGCAGGTCCTGCACCGGTACCTGCGGGAGGCCCGCAGCGACCTCGTCGGCAAGCTCGAAGGGCTGGACGACTACGACGTCCGCCGTCCGCTCGTCCCCACGGGGACCAACCTGCTGGGCCTGGTGAAGCACGTCGCCTCGGTGCAGCTCGACTACCTCGGGGTGGTCTTCGGCCGCCCGTCGCCGCGCGGCCCGGTGCCGTGGTTCGAGGCGGACGCGGCGCCGGAGTCCGACATGTACGCGGCCGAGGACGAGACACGCGCCGACGTGCTCTCCCTGTGGCAGCACTCGTGCGCCCACGCCGACGCCACGGTCGAGGCCCTGCCCCTCGATGCGCCCGGACACGTCCCGTGGTGGGGCCCGCAGAAGGCCGACGTCTCGCTGCACACCGTGCTGGTGCACCTGCTGTCCGAGGTCACGCGCCACGCGGGGCACGCGGACGTGCTGCGCGAGACGGTCGACGGGGTCGCGGGCATGCGGGCCGGCGACGCGAACCTCGGGGTCCGCACGGCCGCGGAGTGGGCCGCCCACCGCGAGCACCTCGAGCGGGTCGCCCGCGCGACGTCCGCCACCGGCTGA
- a CDS encoding MFS transporter, with the protein MRAGRSAMAVWAVAAAVYLVAVVHRTSLGVAGVEAVERFSLGATGLAMFSVMQLAVYAGLQIPAGQAVDRFGPRALLTTGAAVMAAGQGLLAIADDVPTALGARALLGGGDAAIFISACRLIAERFPARRIPVMVQVTGLVGQSGQIVSALAVAWVLHAEGWQAAFGTLALVGVAATVAAAVGLAPRPAVPGERAARERFVPAVRAAALPAGTRLGYWTHFLTPFSFNVVALLWGVPFFVTAQGRTPGEASLLLTAMTVSAITAGPLIGHWTSRHPLRRSWVVLASATATLAVWVALLVPSTPRPLGQLVVFAVVIGAGGPVSLVGIDFARTFTSMDRLGTATGFVNTGGFTSTIAGVLAVGVVLELVSPPGTTSYSLDAYRLAFAVLLVPWVVGVAGVLRSRRRTRRYLADAGTPVPPLREALRRPRGV; encoded by the coding sequence ATGCGCGCGGGCCGCAGCGCCATGGCGGTGTGGGCGGTCGCGGCAGCGGTGTACCTGGTGGCCGTCGTGCACCGCACGTCGCTCGGGGTCGCCGGGGTCGAGGCGGTCGAGCGGTTCTCCCTCGGGGCCACGGGTCTGGCGATGTTCTCCGTCATGCAGCTCGCCGTCTACGCGGGCCTGCAGATCCCGGCCGGGCAGGCGGTCGACCGGTTCGGGCCGCGGGCGCTGCTGACGACGGGCGCCGCCGTCATGGCCGCCGGCCAAGGGCTGCTGGCGATCGCCGACGACGTGCCGACCGCGCTCGGGGCACGCGCCCTCCTCGGTGGTGGCGACGCCGCGATCTTCATCAGCGCCTGCCGGCTCATCGCCGAACGGTTCCCGGCGCGCCGCATCCCCGTGATGGTGCAGGTCACCGGCCTGGTCGGGCAGTCGGGCCAGATCGTGTCCGCCCTGGCGGTCGCCTGGGTGCTGCACGCCGAGGGCTGGCAGGCCGCGTTCGGGACGCTCGCGCTCGTCGGTGTCGCCGCCACGGTGGCCGCGGCCGTCGGCCTCGCTCCGCGCCCGGCCGTGCCGGGCGAGCGCGCCGCCCGGGAGCGGTTCGTCCCCGCGGTGCGGGCGGCCGCGCTGCCCGCCGGCACCCGGCTCGGGTACTGGACGCACTTCCTGACGCCCTTCTCGTTCAACGTCGTCGCGCTGCTGTGGGGCGTGCCCTTCTTCGTGACGGCCCAGGGCCGCACCCCCGGGGAGGCGAGCCTGCTGCTCACGGCGATGACGGTGTCCGCCATCACGGCGGGGCCGCTCATCGGCCACTGGACCTCCCGCCACCCGCTGCGACGGTCGTGGGTCGTCCTCGCCTCCGCGACCGCGACGCTCGCGGTGTGGGTGGCGCTGCTCGTCCCCTCGACGCCCCGCCCGCTGGGCCAGCTGGTCGTGTTCGCGGTCGTGATCGGCGCCGGGGGGCCGGTGTCACTGGTCGGCATCGACTTCGCCCGGACCTTCACGTCGATGGACCGGTTGGGCACGGCCACGGGCTTCGTCAACACCGGGGGCTTCACGTCGACCATCGCCGGCGTCCTCGCGGTCGGTGTCGTCCTCGAGCTGGTGTCGCCCCCCGGCACGACGTCGTACTCGCTCGACGCGTACCGCCTGGCGTTCGCGGTGCTCCTCGTGCCCTGGGTCGTGGGGGTCGCCGGGGTGCTGCGCAGCCGGCGCCGGACGCGCCGGTACCTGGCGGACGCCGGCACACCCGTGCCGCCGCTGCGCGAGGCGCTGCGCCGCCCTCGCGGCGTGTGA
- the mscL gene encoding large conductance mechanosensitive channel protein MscL — MAESKRERPRAAGDRIRAVSASPRVTGMAKVLQGFKDFIARGNAIELAVGVVVGAAFTAVVAALQDAFISPVIGWIFGKPNLEGVWDIGPYTWRTPDPGEDPIAPIQVGVILNALLQFLITAAAIYFLIVLPLNALAARRKKGEEDEPAAPAEDVLLLQEIRDLLAQRLTPAIANDTTPSAGATPTVPPVVPPTAPGTPPEPPSNPPGA; from the coding sequence ATGGCCGAGAGCAAGCGGGAACGCCCGCGGGCAGCGGGCGACCGGATCAGGGCCGTGAGCGCCAGCCCGCGCGTCACGGGCATGGCCAAGGTGCTCCAGGGATTCAAGGACTTCATCGCGCGGGGCAACGCGATCGAGCTCGCCGTCGGCGTCGTCGTCGGCGCCGCGTTCACCGCCGTGGTGGCCGCGCTGCAGGACGCGTTCATCAGCCCCGTCATCGGGTGGATCTTCGGCAAGCCGAACCTCGAGGGCGTCTGGGACATCGGCCCCTACACCTGGCGCACGCCGGACCCGGGCGAGGACCCGATCGCCCCCATCCAGGTCGGCGTCATCCTCAACGCGCTCCTGCAGTTCCTCATCACGGCGGCCGCGATCTACTTCCTCATCGTGCTGCCGCTCAACGCGCTCGCCGCGCGCCGCAAGAAGGGCGAGGAGGACGAGCCGGCCGCGCCGGCCGAGGACGTCCTGCTCCTGCAGGAGATCCGCGACCTGCTGGCCCAGCGGCTGACGCCGGCCATCGCCAACGACACGACGCCGTCGGCCGGCGCCACGCCGACCGTGCCGCCGGTCGTGCCGCCGACCGCACCGGGGACCCCGCCGGAGCCGCCCAGCAACCCTCCCGGAGCCTGA
- a CDS encoding SAF domain-containing protein produces the protein MVLPTSAVPPAPWRDTGTPPPPLPGVRPPRRLRVRAAVWRLRFAVAALCVGAAAAVTVHALRPPPALTVPVVVLAHDVAAGSTLEPADVLVAAVPPGAAPGGALTRPDDVAGRVAAVDLGARLPLTPALLVDATLTGPPGTVVVAVRLDDPAMAALLAPGMHLDLVAARPEGGTGETVARRALVRPSPPGEAGAGGLLGGATSSDDAPPVVVAVTPDEAVRLAQMSVSARIVAVVVP, from the coding sequence ATGGTGCTCCCGACCTCCGCAGTGCCCCCCGCGCCCTGGCGTGACACCGGCACTCCACCGCCGCCGCTCCCCGGCGTCCGGCCCCCGCGCCGACTGCGGGTGCGGGCAGCGGTGTGGCGGCTGCGGTTCGCCGTCGCGGCGCTGTGCGTGGGCGCCGCCGCCGCCGTCACCGTCCACGCGCTGCGACCGCCGCCGGCGCTCACCGTGCCCGTCGTCGTGCTCGCTCACGACGTGGCGGCGGGCAGCACCCTGGAACCCGCCGACGTGCTGGTCGCCGCCGTCCCGCCCGGGGCTGCGCCGGGGGGAGCGCTCACCCGCCCCGACGACGTGGCCGGCCGCGTCGCCGCGGTGGACCTGGGGGCACGCCTGCCCCTGACGCCGGCGCTGCTCGTGGACGCGACCCTCACGGGCCCACCCGGCACGGTCGTCGTCGCGGTGCGGCTCGACGACCCCGCCATGGCCGCCCTCCTGGCACCTGGGATGCACCTCGACCTCGTGGCGGCCCGGCCGGAGGGCGGCACCGGCGAGACGGTCGCGCGTCGTGCGCTCGTCCGCCCGTCGCCGCCGGGCGAGGCGGGCGCGGGCGGGCTGCTCGGCGGCGCGACGTCGTCCGACGACGCCCCACCCGTGGTGGTCGCCGTGACGCCCGACGAGGCGGTCCGCCTCGCCCAGATGTCCGTGTCCGCCCGGATCGTCGCGGTCGTCGTGCCATGA